The proteins below are encoded in one region of Hordeum vulgare subsp. vulgare chromosome 3H, MorexV3_pseudomolecules_assembly, whole genome shotgun sequence:
- the LOC123445246 gene encoding F-box protein At1g67340-like gives MRTRSGSLYPCDPAAPVAGQKRKRSPSAAADDGCRKRLAGGPDYLDGIPDDLVLSIFSKLAASASSPSDLLSVHLTCKRLNGLGQQDMVFAKASPASLAVKAAAWSEPVQRFLKRCADAGNLEACYILGMIRFYCLGSRSGGAALLAKAAVGGHPAALYSLAVIQFNGSGGAKSDRDLRAGAALCARSAALGHVDALRELGHCLQDGYGVRRDPAEGRRLLVAANARELSLALAAAAASAAYPFASLPIGAVAGGGGVSTSPLLSDFGWSLPEAEPHTANQFMSDWWAARGVQACAKKPDAAATGGDGGEGELRLCSHMRCGRKETRRHEFRRCSVCGAANYCSRACQALDWKRAHKAQCVPMDRWLVGAAGAAAPQQ, from the exons ATGAGGACCAGGAGCGGCTCTCTCTATCCCTGCGATCCGGCGGCCCCCGTCGCCGGCCAGAAGAGGAAGCGGTCCCCCTCCGCCGCGGCCGACGATGGATGCCGGAAGCGCCTGGCCGGGGGTCCCGACTATTTGGATGGCATCCCTGACGACCTCGTGCTGtcaatcttctccaagctcgccgCGTCCGCGAGCTCCCCCTCCGACCTGCTCTCCGTCCACCTAAC GTGCAAGCGGCTCAACGGCCTCGGGCAGCAGGACATGGTGTTCGCCAAGGCCTCGCCGGCGTCGCTCGCCGTCAAGGCGGCGGCGTGGTCGGAGCCCGTGCAGCGGTTTCTGAAGCGCTGCGCCGACGCCGGCAACCTCGAGGCCTGCTACATTCTCGGCATG ATCCGGTTCTATTGCCTTggcagccggagcggcggcgcggCCTTGCTCGCGAAGGCGGCGGTCGGCGGGCACCCGGCGGCGCTCTACTCGCTGGCCGTCATCCAGTTTAACGGGAGCGGTGGCGCCAAGTCTGACCGCGACCTGCGCGCCGGGGCGGCGCTCTGCGCGCGCTCCGCCGCGCTGGGCCACGTCGACGCGCTCCGCGAGCTCGGGCACTGCCTCCAGGACGGCTACGGCGTGCGCCGCGACCCGGCCgagggccgccgcctcctcgtcgccgccaaCGCCCGCGAGCTCTCCCTCGCGCTCGCCGCCGCGGCGGCCAGCGCGGCCTACCCCTTCGCCTCCCTCCCCATCGGCGCCGTcgcaggcggcggcggcgtcagCACCAGCCCTCTCCTCTCGGACTTCGGGTGGAGCCTGCCGGAGGCAGAACCCCACACGGCGAACCAGTTCATGTCGGACTGGTGGGCGGCGCGCGGCGTGCAGGCATGCGCGAAGAAgcccgacgcggcggccaccggcggcgacggcggggagggcgagctccggctgtGCTCGCACATGCGGTGCGGGCGCAAGGAGACGCGGCGGCACGAGTTCCGGCGCTGCTCCGTGTGCGGCGCGGCCAACTACTGCTCCCGCGCGTGCCAGGCCCTAGACTGGAAGCGCGCCCACAAGGCCCAGTGCGTGCCCATGGACCGCTGGCTCGTCGGCGCTGCCGGCGCCGCCGCGCCACAGCAGTGA